From Pseudomonas putida, one genomic window encodes:
- a CDS encoding NAD(P)/FAD-dependent oxidoreductase: MNAAVNNGPAQRAPSYYSASLNDHTQYPQLKGTVQVDVAIIGGGFTGVATAVELAERGLKVAVVETNRIGWGASGRNGGQVTGSLSGDEAMRTQMRDRLGSEVDDFIWHLRWRGHQIIEQRIERYGIDCDLKRGHLHAAMKPSHLNELRAFEAQAHRRGMGDQVQMLDRNAVAEHLQSPLYLGALKNLRNLHLHPLNLCLGEARAAHALGALIFENSEVLDIVHGPRPAVVTAQGRIEARQVMLAGDVYHKLEKRQLKGKIFPAMGGIVTTAPLGELAEQINPQDLAVYDCRFVLDYYRLTADKRLLFGGGANYSGKDSRDIAGELRPCIERTFPALKGVPIEFQWSCAMGIVVNRIPQLGKLSDNVWYCQGYSGHGIATSHIMGEIMAEALTGTLEKFDTFAGCKHITVPMGDLLGNPLLAAGMWYYQMLEKLR; encoded by the coding sequence ATGAACGCAGCAGTGAACAACGGCCCGGCCCAGCGCGCGCCCTCCTATTACAGTGCCTCGCTCAACGACCATACGCAGTACCCGCAGCTCAAGGGCACTGTGCAGGTGGACGTGGCGATTATCGGCGGCGGTTTCACCGGCGTGGCCACCGCCGTGGAGCTGGCCGAGCGCGGCCTGAAAGTGGCGGTGGTGGAAACCAACCGCATCGGCTGGGGCGCCAGCGGCCGCAACGGCGGACAGGTCACCGGCAGCCTCTCGGGCGACGAGGCCATGCGCACGCAGATGCGCGACCGCCTGGGCAGCGAGGTGGATGACTTTATCTGGCACTTGCGCTGGCGCGGGCACCAGATCATCGAGCAGCGGATCGAGCGCTATGGCATCGACTGTGACCTCAAGCGCGGCCACCTGCATGCAGCGATGAAACCGTCACACCTCAACGAACTGCGCGCCTTCGAAGCCCAGGCGCATCGCCGCGGCATGGGCGACCAGGTGCAGATGCTCGACCGCAACGCGGTTGCCGAACATCTGCAAAGCCCGTTGTACCTGGGCGCCCTGAAGAACCTGCGCAACTTGCACCTGCATCCGCTCAACCTGTGCCTGGGCGAAGCGCGTGCCGCGCACGCCTTGGGCGCGCTGATCTTCGAGAACTCCGAGGTGCTGGACATCGTGCACGGCCCGCGCCCTGCAGTGGTCACTGCCCAAGGCCGAATCGAAGCACGCCAGGTGATGCTGGCCGGCGACGTTTACCACAAGCTGGAAAAGCGTCAGCTCAAGGGCAAGATCTTCCCCGCCATGGGCGGCATCGTCACCACCGCGCCGCTGGGCGAACTGGCCGAACAGATCAACCCCCAGGACCTGGCGGTGTACGACTGCCGTTTCGTGCTCGACTACTATCGCCTCACTGCCGACAAACGCCTGCTGTTCGGCGGCGGCGCCAACTATTCAGGCAAGGATTCACGTGATATCGCAGGTGAGCTGCGCCCATGCATCGAGCGCACCTTCCCGGCCCTCAAAGGGGTGCCGATCGAGTTCCAGTGGAGTTGCGCGATGGGGATCGTGGTCAATCGCATACCGCAACTGGGCAAGCTTTCGGACAACGTCTGGTACTGCCAGGGCTATTCGGGGCACGGCATCGCCACCAGCCACATCATGGGCGAAATCATGGCCGAGGCGCTGACCGGTACGTTGGAGAAGTTCGATACCTTTGCCGGGTGCAAGCACATCACGGTGCCGATGGGGGACCTGCTGGGCAATCCGCTGTTGGCGGCGGGGATGTGGTACTACCAGATGCTGGAAAAACTGCGCTGA
- the fadD1 gene encoding long-chain-fatty-acid--CoA ligase FadD1, with amino-acid sequence MIDHFWKDKYPAGITAEINPDEFPNIQAVLKQSCQRFADKPAFSNLGKTITYGELYALSGAFAAWLQQHTDLKPGDRIAVQLPNVLQYPVAVFGAMRAGLIVVNTNPLYTAREMEHQFNDSGAKALVCLANMAHLAEKVVPKTQVRHVIVTEVADLLPPLKRLLINSVVKYVKKMVPAYNLPNAVRFNDALARGKGQPVVEANPQANDVAVLQYTGGTTGVAKGAMLTHRNLVANMLQCRALMGSNLHEGCEILITPLPLYHIYAFTFHCMAMMLIGNHNVLISNPRDLPAMVKELGKWKFSGFVGLNTLFVALCNNEAFRALDFSALKITLSGGMALQLSVAERWKTVTGCAICEGYGMTETSPVAAVNPAEANQVGTIGIPVPSTLCKVIDDSGSELPLGEVGELCVKGPQVMKGYWQREEATAEILDSDGWLKTGDIALIQPDGYMRIVDRKKDMILVSGFNVYPNELEDVLAALPGVLQCAAIGVPDEKSGELIKVFIVVKPGMTITKEQVMEHMRANVTGYKVPRYIEFRDALPTTNVGKILRRELRDEELKKQGLKKIA; translated from the coding sequence ATGATCGACCATTTTTGGAAGGATAAATACCCAGCCGGGATTACGGCGGAAATCAATCCTGACGAATTTCCCAATATCCAGGCGGTACTCAAGCAATCCTGCCAACGCTTTGCCGATAAACCGGCCTTTAGCAACCTGGGCAAGACCATCACCTACGGCGAGTTGTATGCCCTGTCGGGCGCTTTTGCGGCCTGGCTGCAGCAGCACACCGACCTCAAGCCGGGTGATCGCATTGCCGTGCAGCTGCCGAATGTCCTGCAGTACCCGGTAGCAGTGTTTGGCGCCATGCGCGCCGGGCTGATCGTGGTCAACACCAACCCGCTTTACACCGCACGGGAGATGGAACACCAGTTCAACGACTCCGGTGCCAAGGCCCTGGTGTGCCTGGCCAACATGGCTCACCTGGCCGAGAAGGTGGTACCCAAGACCCAGGTCAGGCATGTGATCGTCACCGAAGTGGCCGACCTGTTGCCACCGCTCAAGCGCCTGCTGATCAACAGCGTGGTCAAGTACGTGAAGAAGATGGTGCCGGCCTACAACCTGCCGAACGCCGTGCGCTTCAACGATGCCCTGGCGCGGGGCAAGGGCCAGCCGGTGGTCGAGGCCAACCCGCAAGCCAATGATGTTGCCGTGCTGCAGTACACCGGCGGTACCACCGGTGTGGCCAAGGGCGCAATGCTGACGCACCGCAACCTGGTGGCCAACATGCTGCAGTGCCGGGCGCTGATGGGGTCGAACCTGCATGAAGGTTGCGAGATCCTCATCACCCCGCTGCCGCTGTACCACATCTATGCCTTTACCTTCCATTGCATGGCGATGATGCTGATCGGCAACCACAACGTGCTGATCAGCAACCCGCGTGACTTGCCGGCAATGGTCAAGGAACTGGGCAAGTGGAAGTTCAGCGGCTTCGTCGGCCTCAACACCCTGTTCGTTGCCCTGTGCAACAACGAGGCGTTCCGTGCGCTGGACTTCTCGGCGTTGAAGATCACCCTGTCCGGTGGCATGGCGCTGCAACTGAGTGTGGCCGAGCGCTGGAAAACCGTCACCGGTTGCGCCATTTGCGAAGGCTATGGCATGACCGAGACCAGCCCGGTTGCGGCGGTCAATCCGGCCGAAGCCAACCAGGTCGGTACCATCGGTATCCCGGTGCCCTCGACCCTGTGCAAGGTCATCGATGACAGTGGCAGCGAACTGCCGTTGGGCGAGGTGGGCGAGCTGTGCGTCAAGGGGCCGCAGGTGATGAAGGGCTACTGGCAGCGTGAAGAGGCCACCGCCGAGATCCTCGACAGTGACGGCTGGCTCAAGACCGGGGACATTGCCCTGATCCAGCCCGATGGCTACATGCGCATCGTCGATCGCAAGAAGGACATGATCCTGGTCTCGGGCTTCAACGTGTATCCCAACGAGCTGGAGGACGTACTGGCTGCCCTGCCGGGCGTACTGCAGTGCGCTGCGATCGGTGTGCCGGACGAAAAGTCGGGCGAATTGATCAAGGTGTTCATTGTGGTCAAGCCGGGCATGACCATCACCAAGGAGCAGGTGATGGAGCACATGCGCGCCAACGTCACCGGCTACAAGGTGCCGCGTTACATCGAGTTCCGCGATGCGTTGCCAACCACCAACGTGGGCAAGATCCTGCGCCGCGAGTTGCGTGATGAAGAGCTGAAGAAGCAGGGCCTGAAGAAGATCGCCTGA
- the fadD2 gene encoding long-chain-fatty-acid--CoA ligase FadD2, which translates to MQADFWNDKRPAGVPSTIDIHAYSSVVEVFERSCKRFADRPAFSNLGKTLTYGELDRLSAAFAAWLQQHTDLVPGDRIAVQMPNVLQYPIAVFGALRAGLIVVNTNPLYTEREMRHQFKDAGARALVYLNMFGKRVQEVLPDTGIQYLIEAKMGDLLPTAKGWLINTVVDKVKKMVPAYHLPQAMSFKQALRQGAALSHKPVTLSLDDIAVLQYTGGTTGLAKGAMLTHGNLVANMLQVLACFSQHGPDGQKLIKEGQEVMIAPLPLYHIYAFTANCMCMMVTGNHNVLITNPRDIPGFIKELGKWRFTALLGLNTLFVALMDHPGFRQLDFSALKVTNSGGTALVKATAERWESLTGCRIVEGYGLTETSPVASTNPYGELARLGTVGIPVADTAFKVIDDEGNELPLGERGELCIKGPQVMKGYWQQPEATAQTLDADGWLKTGDIAVIDPDGFTRIVDRKKDMIIVSGFNVYPNEIEDVIMGHPKVANCAAIGVPDERSGEAVKLFVVPREGGLSVDELKAYCKANFTGYKVPKHIVLRESLPMTPVGKILRRELRDIA; encoded by the coding sequence ATGCAAGCCGACTTCTGGAATGACAAGCGCCCGGCGGGCGTGCCTTCCACCATCGATATCCATGCGTATAGCTCGGTCGTCGAGGTTTTCGAGCGCTCCTGCAAGCGCTTCGCTGACCGCCCGGCGTTCAGCAACCTGGGCAAGACCCTGACCTATGGCGAACTCGACCGCCTGTCGGCGGCCTTTGCTGCCTGGCTGCAGCAGCACACCGACCTGGTGCCGGGTGACCGCATCGCCGTACAGATGCCCAACGTGCTGCAGTATCCCATTGCGGTGTTCGGTGCCCTGCGCGCCGGGCTGATCGTGGTCAACACCAACCCGCTGTACACCGAGCGTGAAATGCGCCACCAGTTCAAAGACGCCGGTGCCCGCGCCCTGGTCTACCTGAACATGTTCGGCAAGCGGGTCCAGGAGGTGTTGCCCGATACCGGCATCCAATACCTGATCGAGGCGAAGATGGGCGACCTGTTGCCTACGGCCAAGGGCTGGTTGATCAACACCGTGGTCGACAAGGTCAAGAAAATGGTCCCGGCCTATCATCTGCCGCAGGCCATGTCGTTCAAGCAGGCACTGCGCCAGGGCGCGGCGCTGAGCCACAAACCGGTAACGCTGAGCCTCGACGACATCGCCGTGCTGCAGTACACCGGCGGCACCACGGGCCTGGCCAAGGGCGCCATGCTCACCCACGGCAACCTGGTGGCCAACATGCTGCAGGTGCTGGCGTGCTTTTCGCAGCATGGCCCGGACGGGCAGAAGCTGATCAAGGAAGGCCAGGAGGTGATGATCGCGCCGCTGCCGCTGTACCACATCTATGCCTTTACCGCGAACTGCATGTGCATGATGGTCACCGGCAACCATAACGTGTTGATCACCAACCCGCGCGATATCCCTGGCTTCATCAAGGAACTGGGCAAATGGCGGTTCACCGCACTGCTGGGGCTTAACACCCTGTTCGTGGCGCTGATGGATCACCCGGGCTTCCGCCAGCTGGATTTCTCGGCGCTCAAGGTGACCAACTCTGGCGGTACGGCGCTGGTCAAAGCCACCGCCGAACGTTGGGAGAGCCTGACCGGCTGCCGCATTGTCGAGGGCTACGGCCTGACAGAAACGTCGCCAGTGGCCAGCACCAACCCTTATGGCGAGCTGGCACGCCTGGGTACCGTGGGCATACCGGTGGCAGACACCGCGTTCAAGGTGATCGACGATGAGGGCAATGAACTGCCGTTGGGCGAGCGGGGCGAGTTGTGTATCAAGGGCCCGCAGGTGATGAAGGGGTACTGGCAGCAACCCGAGGCGACGGCGCAGACCCTGGATGCCGATGGCTGGCTGAAGACCGGCGACATTGCCGTGATCGACCCGGACGGCTTCACGCGTATCGTCGACCGCAAGAAGGACATGATCATCGTCTCTGGCTTCAACGTGTACCCCAACGAGATCGAGGACGTGATCATGGGCCACCCGAAAGTGGCCAACTGCGCCGCCATCGGCGTGCCGGACGAGCGTTCGGGGGAGGCCGTGAAACTGTTCGTGGTGCCCCGTGAGGGTGGCCTGAGCGTCGATGAGCTGAAGGCCTACTGCAAGGCCAACTTCACAGGTTACAAAGTGCCCAAGCACATCGTGCTGCGTGAGTCGTTGCCGATGACACCGGTGGGCAAGATCCTGCGTCGCGAGCTGCGCGACATCGCCTAG
- a CDS encoding alpha/beta hydrolase, whose product MPYDAFWLPASEHCNLYVHQWLPATPVKAVVLLAHGMAEHGGRYQHLGQALSAAGYALLAADLRGHGRTAEQGSLGLFARQHGWNAVVNDLALLTQHIGQQFPCTPLFLFGHSMGSYIAQAYLMHHSGSVHGAILSGSNFQPPALYRLARLIARLEAWRQGPQGKSALIEWLSFGSFNKAFKPNRTPFDWLSRDPDEVDRYVSDPLCGFRCSNQLWLDLLLGLAQISQAKNLAQIDPNLPLLVIGGECDPVSAGKRLTHLADALRATGNRHVQLRVYPKARHEVLNELNRDEVTADILAWLEQALALGRPARSE is encoded by the coding sequence ATGCCATACGACGCCTTTTGGCTGCCGGCCAGCGAGCATTGCAACCTCTACGTGCACCAATGGCTGCCGGCTACCCCGGTCAAGGCGGTGGTGCTGCTGGCCCATGGCATGGCCGAACACGGCGGGCGCTACCAGCACCTGGGCCAGGCGCTGAGCGCTGCCGGCTATGCGCTGCTGGCTGCAGACCTGCGCGGCCACGGGCGTACCGCCGAACAGGGCAGCCTCGGCCTGTTCGCCCGGCAACATGGCTGGAATGCCGTGGTCAACGACCTGGCCCTGCTCACCCAGCACATCGGCCAGCAGTTCCCCTGCACACCCCTGTTCCTGTTCGGCCACAGCATGGGCAGCTACATCGCCCAGGCCTACCTGATGCACCACAGCGGCAGCGTGCACGGGGCGATCCTCAGTGGCTCCAATTTCCAGCCGCCGGCGCTGTATCGCCTGGCGCGCCTGATCGCCCGGCTGGAGGCCTGGCGCCAAGGGCCGCAAGGCAAGAGTGCGCTGATCGAGTGGCTTTCGTTCGGTTCGTTCAACAAAGCATTCAAACCCAACCGCACACCCTTCGACTGGCTCAGCCGCGACCCTGACGAGGTGGACAGGTACGTCAGCGACCCTTTGTGCGGTTTTCGCTGCAGCAACCAGTTGTGGCTAGACTTGCTGCTCGGCCTGGCGCAGATCAGCCAGGCGAAGAACCTTGCGCAGATCGATCCGAACCTGCCGTTGCTGGTGATTGGCGGTGAATGTGATCCGGTGAGTGCCGGCAAGCGTCTCACCCATCTGGCCGACGCCCTGCGCGCGACCGGCAATCGACATGTACAACTGCGCGTCTACCCGAAGGCGCGCCACGAAGTGCTCAATGAACTCAACCGGGACGAGGTCACCGCCGATATCCTCGCGTGGCTGGAACAGGCGCTGGCCCTTGGCCGCCCTGCCCGCAGTGAATGA
- a CDS encoding MaoC family dehydratase, producing the protein MTQVTNTPYEALEVGQKASYEKSVEERDIQLFAAMSGDHNPVHLDAEFAAKSMFRERIAHGMFSGALISAAVACTLPGPGTIYLGQKMSFQKPVKIGDTLTVRLEILEKLPKFKVRIATNVYNQNDELVVEGEAEILAPRKQQTVELVSPPNFVAS; encoded by the coding sequence ATGACCCAGGTCACCAACACGCCTTACGAAGCTCTAGAAGTCGGCCAGAAGGCCAGTTACGAAAAGTCTGTGGAAGAACGTGACATCCAGCTGTTCGCCGCGATGTCCGGTGACCACAACCCGGTGCACCTGGATGCCGAATTCGCAGCCAAGAGCATGTTCCGTGAGCGCATCGCCCATGGCATGTTCAGCGGCGCGCTGATCAGCGCGGCAGTGGCCTGCACCCTGCCCGGCCCCGGGACCATCTACCTGGGCCAGAAGATGAGCTTCCAGAAGCCGGTGAAAATCGGCGATACCTTGACCGTACGCCTGGAAATCCTCGAAAAGCTGCCCAAATTCAAAGTGCGTATCGCCACCAACGTGTACAACCAGAACGATGAGCTGGTGGTAGAGGGCGAGGCAGAGATCCTGGCGCCGCGCAAGCAGCAGACGGTAGAGCTGGTATCGCCGCCGAACTTCGTCGCCAGCTGA
- a CDS encoding RNA polymerase sigma factor — MATLLQVRAEIEAVYRRDSRRILATLIRLLGDFDLAEEAMHDAFFIAVERWQRDGIPQNPRAWLVSTGRFKAIDAVRRRARFDRSQADLIMLIEGQGPDPSEEALLADDRLRLIFTCCHPALAADAQVPLTLREVCDLTTEQIARAFLQSPATIAQRIVRAKAKIRDARIPYQVPELNELPERLESVLRVIYLVFNEGYSASSGEALLQQALSDEAIRLGRLLVQLLPDPEAVGLLALMLLQVSRQRARCDAEGNLVLLDQQDRSLWDSAQINEGCELVQRALRSRAFGAYTVQAAIAAVHAQARSASETDWAQIVGLYDVLQRQWPSPVVALNRAVALAKRDGPQAGLVEVETILATGELRDYHLAHAARAELHCQLGQVEKARAAWRQALDLTRQAPERRHIEGKLKALE, encoded by the coding sequence ATGGCAACGCTGTTGCAGGTGCGCGCTGAAATCGAGGCGGTTTACCGCCGGGACTCACGGCGTATCCTGGCCACGCTGATCCGCCTGCTGGGGGATTTCGACCTGGCAGAGGAGGCCATGCATGATGCCTTCTTCATTGCCGTCGAGCGCTGGCAACGCGACGGTATCCCGCAAAATCCACGTGCATGGCTGGTATCGACCGGCCGTTTCAAGGCCATTGACGCGGTGCGGCGCCGCGCGCGTTTCGACCGTTCCCAGGCTGACCTGATCATGCTCATCGAGGGCCAGGGGCCAGACCCCAGTGAAGAGGCGCTGCTCGCCGATGATCGCCTGCGGCTGATTTTCACATGTTGCCACCCGGCCCTGGCTGCCGATGCGCAGGTGCCGTTGACCCTGCGCGAAGTCTGTGACCTGACCACCGAGCAGATCGCCCGTGCCTTCCTGCAGAGCCCGGCGACCATCGCCCAACGCATCGTGCGCGCCAAGGCCAAGATCCGCGATGCACGCATCCCTTACCAGGTGCCGGAGCTGAACGAATTGCCTGAGCGCCTGGAAAGCGTGTTGCGGGTGATTTACCTGGTGTTCAACGAAGGCTATTCGGCGTCTTCGGGCGAGGCTTTGTTGCAGCAGGCGTTAAGTGACGAAGCGATTCGGCTGGGCCGCTTGCTGGTGCAGTTGCTACCGGACCCGGAGGCGGTCGGGTTGCTGGCGCTGATGTTGCTGCAGGTCTCACGCCAGCGAGCACGGTGCGATGCCGAGGGCAATCTGGTGCTGCTCGACCAGCAGGATCGAAGCCTGTGGGACAGTGCGCAAATCAATGAAGGTTGTGAACTGGTGCAGCGGGCGTTGCGCAGCCGGGCGTTCGGTGCCTACACGGTGCAGGCGGCCATTGCAGCGGTGCATGCGCAGGCCAGGAGCGCCAGTGAAACGGACTGGGCACAGATTGTCGGCCTTTACGATGTGCTGCAGCGGCAATGGCCGTCACCAGTGGTGGCGCTCAACCGAGCGGTGGCACTGGCCAAACGGGATGGGCCGCAGGCGGGGTTGGTGGAGGTTGAAACGATCCTGGCGACGGGTGAGTTGCGCGACTACCACCTGGCGCATGCGGCAAGGGCGGAGCTGCATTGCCAGTTGGGGCAGGTTGAAAAGGCCCGTGCGGCCTGGCGGCAGGCGCTGGACTTGACGCGTCAGGCGCCGGAGCGGCGGCATATCGAGGGCAAGCTCAAGGCGTTGGAATGA
- a CDS encoding SRPBCC family protein, with product MSLAQPAQAQHELSISRLIDAPPTKVFRAWTEPRWLMQWWGPHGMTTPECEMQLWVGGLFRTLMRAPDGTEYPTQGVFLEIAAPRRLVFTDAFGPGWVPSAKAFMTAVVTFDEEHGKTRYTARAWHWSAADCTAHEEMGFHQGWGESLDRLVEVVTQRMPD from the coding sequence ATGAGCCTTGCCCAACCTGCGCAAGCGCAGCACGAGTTGTCCATCAGCCGCCTGATCGACGCCCCGCCCACCAAGGTGTTTCGTGCCTGGACCGAACCCCGGTGGCTGATGCAGTGGTGGGGGCCGCACGGCATGACCACGCCGGAATGTGAAATGCAGCTCTGGGTCGGCGGCCTGTTTCGTACCTTGATGCGCGCGCCCGACGGTACCGAGTACCCCACCCAGGGTGTGTTCCTGGAGATTGCCGCGCCACGTCGGCTGGTGTTCACCGATGCGTTCGGGCCAGGCTGGGTGCCGTCTGCCAAAGCCTTCATGACCGCAGTGGTGACGTTTGACGAGGAACATGGCAAGACCCGCTATACCGCTCGGGCCTGGCACTGGAGCGCTGCCGACTGCACGGCCCATGAAGAAATGGGGTTTCACCAGGGGTGGGGAGAAAGCCTGGACCGCCTGGTGGAGGTGGTGACCCAGCGGATGCCGGACTGA
- a CDS encoding YciI family protein, with protein sequence MKYLCLVYCDEGLLHSLPDSPEDAECMAYAESLQRCGRMLAAEALKPVQTATTVRVRSGHMSLTDGPFAETKEQLAGFYLVDARDLNEALNIAKGIPAARVGSVEVRPVRDLQP encoded by the coding sequence ATGAAATACCTGTGCCTGGTCTATTGTGACGAGGGGCTGCTGCACAGCCTGCCCGACAGCCCCGAAGACGCCGAATGCATGGCTTACGCCGAGTCGCTGCAGCGCTGTGGGCGCATGCTCGCGGCCGAGGCGCTGAAACCGGTGCAGACCGCAACCACGGTGCGCGTGCGCAGTGGCCACATGAGCCTGACCGATGGCCCGTTCGCCGAGACCAAAGAGCAGCTCGCGGGTTTTTACCTGGTCGATGCCCGCGATCTCAACGAGGCATTGAACATTGCCAAAGGCATCCCGGCAGCACGGGTCGGCAGCGTTGAAGTGAGGCCCGTGCGCGACCTGCAACCCTGA
- a CDS encoding YybH family protein: MNTQAESEIRELIERWMQAVRDRDIPAITAPYADDIVAFDAIKQLQFKGKATYQAHWELCMGFCTGPMIFELAELTVYADGDLGLAHWLNRCGPSDDESQCGFMRVTVGYRKAAGQWRVIHEHWSAPFDMETQKALFDLKP, encoded by the coding sequence ATGAATACCCAGGCCGAAAGCGAAATCCGTGAACTGATCGAGCGCTGGATGCAAGCGGTGCGCGATCGTGACATCCCAGCAATCACCGCCCCCTATGCCGACGACATCGTCGCCTTCGATGCGATCAAGCAATTGCAGTTCAAGGGCAAGGCCACGTACCAGGCCCATTGGGAATTGTGCATGGGCTTTTGCACCGGCCCGATGATTTTCGAATTGGCCGAACTCACGGTATACGCCGATGGCGACTTGGGCCTGGCCCATTGGCTCAACCGCTGCGGCCCGTCGGACGACGAAAGCCAGTGCGGTTTCATGCGTGTCACCGTGGGCTATCGCAAGGCCGCCGGCCAGTGGCGGGTCATCCACGAACATTGGTCGGCGCCTTTCGATATGGAAACCCAGAAAGCGCTGTTCGATCTCAAACCCTGA
- a CDS encoding LysE family translocator, giving the protein MPFSNGFLLSLSLCLDIGVANIAMITLAMQRGFLQGFWLGLGTCVGDLVYAIAALAGMTVLLQFESVRWALWLGGSALLVWFALKMLLAAWRGGHMQVRSEAVAESAWREFMRGIFLAMSSPTAILWFAAVGGVLISRSGGGSVLEAGLFLGGFFAAGLVWCLSLCGIASHGGRLLGDRLLTWSYLLSAAIFCYFAVYVIVSGYREFILASPAV; this is encoded by the coding sequence ATGCCTTTCTCCAACGGTTTTCTCCTCAGCCTGTCCTTGTGCCTGGATATCGGTGTGGCCAATATCGCCATGATCACCTTGGCCATGCAGCGCGGTTTCCTGCAAGGCTTCTGGCTCGGCCTGGGGACGTGCGTCGGTGACCTGGTGTACGCAATCGCAGCGCTGGCCGGCATGACCGTGTTGCTGCAGTTCGAGAGCGTGCGCTGGGCCTTGTGGCTGGGTGGTTCGGCGCTGCTGGTGTGGTTCGCCCTGAAGATGCTGCTGGCGGCCTGGCGCGGTGGGCACATGCAAGTGCGTAGCGAGGCGGTGGCGGAATCGGCCTGGCGCGAGTTCATGCGCGGTATCTTCCTGGCCATGTCGTCGCCCACCGCCATTTTGTGGTTCGCCGCTGTCGGTGGCGTGCTGATATCCCGCTCCGGTGGCGGTAGCGTGCTGGAGGCCGGCTTGTTTCTTGGCGGCTTTTTCGCCGCAGGGCTGGTCTGGTGCCTGAGCCTGTGCGGCATCGCCAGCCATGGTGGGCGCCTGCTCGGTGACCGTTTGCTGACCTGGTCGTACCTGCTTTCGGCGGCGATTTTCTGCTATTTCGCGGTGTACGTGATCGTTTCAGGTTATCGCGAATTCATACTGGCCAGCCCGGCGGTGTAG
- a CDS encoding threonine dehydratase, giving the protein MFDLAALREAADYVHQHVPATPQHAWPLLAERLGCKVWVKHENHAPTGAFKVRGGLVYVGSLLAGGNPPRGLVTATRGNHGQSMALAARQAGIALVIVVPEGNSSEKNAAMRSLGAELVEYGVDFDVAREEAARLAEELGYAMVPSFHPELVRGVATYALELFEAVRDLDCVYVPIGMGSGICGLIQARNLLGLSTQIVGVVSSAADAHAQSFEQGRIVTTATAETFADGMACRVPHPQAFALVHEHAARIVRVTDSEVAEAMRVYHEATHNTAEGAGAAALAALMQERERQAGKRVAVVLSGANVDRGRYAQILTGSEGFE; this is encoded by the coding sequence ATGTTCGACCTCGCCGCCCTGCGCGAAGCCGCCGATTACGTTCACCAACACGTACCCGCCACCCCCCAGCACGCCTGGCCGTTGCTGGCTGAGCGGCTGGGCTGCAAGGTGTGGGTGAAGCACGAAAATCACGCACCTACCGGGGCCTTCAAGGTCCGGGGCGGGCTGGTGTATGTGGGCTCGCTGCTGGCCGGCGGCAATCCACCCCGCGGGCTGGTGACCGCGACACGTGGCAACCACGGGCAAAGCATGGCCCTGGCGGCGCGGCAGGCAGGTATTGCGTTGGTCATCGTAGTGCCTGAGGGCAACTCCTCAGAGAAGAACGCTGCCATGCGCTCGCTGGGCGCCGAGTTGGTCGAGTATGGTGTGGACTTCGATGTGGCCCGTGAGGAAGCGGCGCGGCTGGCTGAAGAATTGGGTTATGCCATGGTGCCTTCGTTTCACCCGGAGTTGGTGCGCGGCGTGGCCACTTATGCCCTGGAGCTGTTTGAGGCTGTGCGTGATCTGGACTGCGTTTACGTGCCGATCGGCATGGGGTCAGGCATTTGCGGGCTGATCCAGGCGCGTAACCTGCTAGGTTTGAGTACCCAGATCGTCGGCGTGGTGTCCAGTGCCGCCGATGCCCATGCACAAAGCTTCGAGCAGGGTCGTATCGTCACCACCGCTACTGCTGAAACCTTCGCCGATGGCATGGCTTGCCGGGTACCCCATCCACAAGCCTTTGCCCTGGTGCACGAACATGCTGCGCGGATCGTGCGGGTCACCGACAGTGAGGTCGCCGAGGCCATGCGGGTTTACCACGAGGCTACGCACAACACTGCCGAAGGTGCAGGCGCTGCAGCGCTGGCCGCGTTGATGCAAGAGCGCGAACGGCAGGCCGGCAAGCGTGTGGCGGTGGTGTTGAGCGGGGCGAACGTGGACCGGGGCCGGTATGCGCAGATTCTCACGGGTAGTGAAGGTTTTGAATGA